Proteins encoded together in one Oncorhynchus mykiss isolate Arlee chromosome 7, USDA_OmykA_1.1, whole genome shotgun sequence window:
- the chia.1 gene encoding chitinase, acidic.1, whose product MARLTVLAGLGLLLMLQIAASTKLVCHMTNWSQYRPTTGKFTPENIDPFLCTHVIYALATINSFNQVAPIEWNDETLYTSLNHLKNVNPMMKTLLSVGGTVNGLSPFIGMVSKPEGRQAFIKSAISYLRSHGFDGLNLAWEFPTQNGSPDGDRERFTKLVRELQKAFENDAKDTRLTQLLLSANVAALQPTINSSYEVAQIASSLDFINVMTYDFHGHWERATGHNSPLFRSSHDSGTHYNFNVDSAITYWLDNGAPAEKLLMGFPTYGRTYRLTTSNTGLGAPTNGPADAGPYTRDAGYWSYYEVCSFTSGATIEWIDEQKVPYAVKGSSWVGYDSKESYAAKVQWLKTKNLGGASVWTLDMDDFSGAFCADGPFPLVNHLRNSLGFAPKPTTTRAPTTTPDPILSFCSGRPDGLYVNIFDNTTYFQCFRGNTYLHKCQPGLVYVDACKCCNWP is encoded by the exons ATGGCCAGACTTACTGTGCTTGCAG GTCTGGGCCTTCTGCTGATGTTGCAGATTG CTGCCTCCACCAAACTGGTGTGTCACATGACCAACTGGTCCCAGTATCGCCCAACCACTGGGAAGTTCACCCCCGAGAACATCGACCCATTCCTCTGCACCCACGTGATCTACGCCCTGGCCACCATCAACAGCTTCAACCAGGTCGCCCCTATCGAGTGGAATGACGAGACCCTCTACACGAGCCTCAACCACCTGAAGAACGT GAACCCAATGATGAAGACTCTGCTGTCTGTCGGAGGCACAGTCAACGGACTTAGCCC aTTCATTGGAATGGTGTCCAAGCCTGAGGGCCGCCAGGCCTTCATCAAGTCTGCCATCAGCTACCTGCGTTCCCATGGCTTTGACGGTCTCAACTTGGCCTGGGAGTTCCCCACTCAAAACGGCAGCCccgatggagacagggagagattcaCCAAGCTCGTCAGA GAGCTGCAGAAGGCCTTTGAGAATGACGCTAAAGACACCAGGCTGACCCAGTTGCTCCTGTCTGCCAACGTGGCTGCTCTTCAGCCCACTATCAACTCCAGCTACGAGGTGGCCCAGATCGCCAG CTCTCTGGACTTCATCAACGTGATGACCTATGACTTCCACGGACACTGGGAGAGAGCCACAGGACACAATAGCCCACTGTTCCGCAGCAGCCATGACTCGGGGACACACTACAACTTCAATGTC GACTCTGCCATCACCTACTGGCTGGACAACGGTGCTCCAGCTGAGAAGCTGCTGATGGGTTTCCCCACCTACGGCCGTACCTACCGTCTCACCACCTCCAACACTGGCCTGGGAGCCCCCACAAACGGCCCGGCTGACGCTGGTCCCTACACCCGGGACGCAGGATACTGGTCCTACTACGAG GTCTGCTCCTTCACCTCCGGTGCCACTATCGAATGGATTGATGAGCAGAAGGTCCCCTACGCCGTCAAAGGCAGTTCCTGGGTGGGCTACGACAGCAAGGAGAGCTACGCTGCCAAG GTCCAGTGGCTGAAGACCAAGAACCTGGGAGGAGCCTCTGTGTGGACCCTAGACATGGATGACTTCAGTGGTGCTTTCTGTGCTGATGGCCCCTTCCCTCTCGTCAACCACCTCCGCAACTCTCTGG gctTCGCCCCCAAGCCCACCACCACTCGGgcacccaccaccaccccagACCCCATCCTCAGCTTCTGCTCCGGACGCCCAGACGGCCTGTACGTCAACATCTTCGACAACACCACCTACTTCCAGTGTTTCCGTGGCAACACCTACCTGCACAAATGCCAGCCCGGCCTGGTCTATGTTGATGCCTGCAAGTGCTGCAACTGGCCCTGA